Proteins from one Escherichia coli genomic window:
- the asnB gene encoding asparagine synthase B, which produces MCSIFGVFDIKTDAVELRKKALELSRLMRHRGPDWSGIYASDNAILAHERLSIVDVNAGAQPLYNQQKTHVLAVNGEIYNHQALRAEYGDRYQFQTGSDCEVILALYQEKGPEFLDDLQGMFAFALYDSEKDAYLIGRDHLGIIPLYMGYDEHGQLYVASEMKALVPVCRTIKEFPAGSYLWSQDGEIRSYYHRDWFDYDAVKDNVTDKNELRQALEDSVKSHLMSDVPYGVLLSGGLDSSIISAITKKYAARRVEDQERSEAWWPQLHSFAVGLPGSPDLKAAQEVANHLGTVHHEIHFTVQEGLDAIRDVIYHIETYDVTTIRASTPMYLMSRKIKAMGIKMVLSGEGSDEVFGGYLYFHKAPNAKELHEETVRKLLALHMYDCARANKAMSAWGVEARVPFLDKKFLDVAMRINPQDKMCGNGKMEKHILRECFESYLPASVAWRQKEQFSDGVGYSWIDTLKEVAAQQVSDQQLETARFRFPYNTPTSKEAYLYREIFEELFPLSSAAECVPGGPSVACSSAKAIEWDEAFKKMDDPSGRAVGVHQSAYK; this is translated from the coding sequence ATGTGTTCAATTTTTGGCGTATTCGATATCAAAACAGACGCAGTTGAGCTGCGTAAGAAAGCACTCGAGCTGTCACGCCTGATGCGTCATCGTGGCCCGGACTGGTCCGGTATTTATGCCAGCGATAACGCCATTCTCGCCCACGAACGTCTGTCCATTGTTGACGTTAACGCGGGGGCGCAACCTCTCTACAACCAACAAAAAACTCATGTGCTGGCAGTAAACGGTGAAATCTACAACCACCAGGCATTGCGCGCTGAATATGGCGATCGTTACCAGTTCCAGACCGGGTCTGACTGTGAAGTGATCCTCGCGCTGTATCAGGAAAAAGGGCCGGAATTTCTCGACGATTTGCAGGGCATGTTCGCTTTTGCCCTGTACGACAGCGAAAAAGATGCGTATCTGATTGGTCGCGACCATCTGGGGATCATCCCACTGTATATGGGCTATGACGAACATGGTCAGCTGTATGTGGCCTCAGAAATGAAAGCCCTGGTGCCGGTATGCCGCACGATTAAAGAGTTCCCGGCGGGGAGCTATTTGTGGAGTCAGGACGGCGAAATCCGTTCTTATTATCACCGCGACTGGTTCGACTACGATGCGGTGAAAGATAACGTGACCGACAAAAACGAGCTACGTCAGGCACTGGAAGATTCCGTTAAAAGCCATCTGATGTCTGACGTGCCTTACGGCGTGCTGCTCTCAGGTGGTCTGGACTCCTCAATTATTTCCGCGATCACCAAGAAATATGCCGCTCGTCGCGTGGAAGATCAGGAACGCTCGGAAGCCTGGTGGCCGCAGCTGCACTCCTTTGCTGTAGGTCTGCCGGGTTCACCGGATCTGAAGGCAGCCCAGGAAGTGGCAAACCATCTGGGCACTGTGCATCATGAAATTCACTTCACTGTACAGGAAGGTCTGGACGCCATCCGCGACGTGATTTACCACATCGAAACCTATGATGTGACGACTATCCGCGCTTCAACACCGATGTATTTAATGTCGCGTAAGATCAAAGCGATGGGCATTAAAATGGTACTGTCCGGTGAAGGTTCTGATGAAGTGTTTGGCGGTTATCTCTACTTCCACAAAGCGCCGAACGCTAAAGAACTGCATGAAGAGACGGTGCGTAAACTGCTGGCCCTGCATATGTATGACTGCGCGCGCGCCAACAAAGCGATGTCCGCCTGGGGCGTGGAAGCGCGCGTTCCGTTCCTCGACAAGAAATTCCTCGACGTGGCAATGCGTATTAACCCCCAGGATAAAATGTGCGGTAACGGCAAGATGGAAAAACACATCCTGCGTGAATGTTTTGAGTCGTACCTGCCTGCAAGTGTGGCCTGGCGGCAGAAAGAGCAGTTCTCCGATGGCGTCGGTTACAGTTGGATCGACACCCTGAAAGAAGTGGCGGCACAGCAGGTTTCTGATCAACAGCTGGAAACTGCCCGCTTCCGCTTCCCGTACAACACGCCGACGTCCAAAGAAGCGTATCTGTACCGGGAGATCTTTGAAGAACTGTTCCCGCTTTCGAGCGCCGCAGAGTGCGTGCCGGGCGGCCCGTCCGTCGCGTGTTCTTCCGCTAAAGCGATTGAGTGGGATGAGGCGTTCAAGAAAATGGACGATCCGTCTGGTCGTGCGGTTGGTGTTCACCAGTCGGCGTATAAGTAA
- a CDS encoding IS110-like element IS621 family transposase has product MEHELHYIGIDTAKEKLDVDVLRPDGRHRTKKFANTTKGHDELVSWLKGHKIGHAHICIEATGTYMEPVAECLYDAGYIVSVINPALGKAFAQSEGLRNKTDTVDARMLAEFCRQKRPAAWEAPHPLERALRALVVRHQALTDMHTQELNRTETAREVQRPSIDAHLLWLEAELKRLEKQIKDLTDDDPDMKHRRKLLESIPGIGEKTSAVLLAYIGLKDRFAHARQFAAFAGLTPRRYESGSSVRGASRLSKAGHVSLRRALYMPAMVATSKTEWGRMFRDRLVANGKKGKVILGAMMRKLAQVAYGVLKSGVPFDASRHNPVAA; this is encoded by the coding sequence ATGGAACATGAACTTCATTATATCGGTATCGACACCGCTAAAGAGAAACTGGATGTCGATGTGTTGCGTCCTGATGGTCGTCATCGCACCAAAAAATTCGCTAACACCACTAAAGGGCACGATGAGCTGGTGAGCTGGCTGAAAGGTCACAAGATTGGCCATGCGCATATCTGCATCGAAGCGACCGGCACCTATATGGAACCTGTCGCAGAGTGCCTTTACGATGCAGGTTACATAGTGTCAGTTATTAATCCTGCACTGGGTAAAGCTTTCGCTCAGAGTGAAGGACTGCGTAACAAGACTGATACCGTGGATGCGCGCATGCTGGCAGAGTTCTGTCGTCAGAAGCGCCCTGCAGCCTGGGAAGCGCCTCACCCGCTTGAACGCGCGTTGCGTGCCCTGGTAGTACGCCACCAGGCGCTGACAGATATGCACACGCAGGAACTGAACCGCACTGAAACGGCGCGGGAAGTCCAGAGGCCGAGCATTGATGCTCATCTTCTGTGGCTTGAAGCAGAGCTGAAGCGTCTTGAGAAGCAGATAAAAGACCTGACAGACGATGATCCGGATATGAAACACCGCAGAAAACTGCTGGAAAGTATCCCGGGTATCGGAGAGAAAACATCTGCGGTATTGCTGGCTTATATCGGTCTGAAGGACCGCTTCGCCCATGCCAGACAGTTCGCCGCTTTTGCGGGTCTGACACCACGGCGTTATGAATCAGGCAGTAGTGTGAGAGGGGCAAGCCGGTTGAGTAAAGCCGGACATGTGTCGCTTCGCAGGGCGTTGTATATGCCTGCAATGGTAGCCACCAGTAAGACTGAGTGGGGACGGATGTTCCGTGACCGTCTGGTGGCTAATGGCAAAAAAGGAAAGGTGATTCTCGGCGCGATGATGCGCAAGCTGGCACAGGTGGCGTATGGCGTGCTGAAGTCAGGGGTCCCGTTCGATGCGTCACGGCATAATCCGGTAGCGGCGTAA